Proteins from one Halarchaeum grantii genomic window:
- a CDS encoding HTTM domain-containing protein translates to MALPTSIRTAFASLRDGFIDRLRIDTRALAALRVALGLLLLVDLALRTRHLRAFYTDAGVLPRAVLADLYPTLSQLSLHALSGDAWLQLALFALAGAFALMLCLGYHTRVATLASLLLLVSLHARNPLVLNAGDSLLRRLLFWGLFLPLGTRWSVDAVHRGSARQRLASVASVASAGLLIQVVVVYVVNALFKHRGELWLRGDAVRYVFSLREFTVLLGPALAEHALLLTVADWLWLALIAASPLLVLATGRVRTALAACLLGAHLAMLLTLRVGVFPLVSAAALLVFLHGGVWARVERRVARVAARAGGRRLTALASRLPRLPRPSPRLPDGVVRPLRHAVPVVLCVLLVAALAWNAVALGALDVGGSDEASVAPSEYSWNMFAPDPPRSDRWFVAPARTTNGSTVNALTGRAVTWTPPDDFAAQYPSARWRKYLSNVWKRDDPRLTAAYAGSLCERWNATYDADLVAVDVAVARQATRLSGPEPIAHRTLWSGRCAATP, encoded by the coding sequence TTGGCCCTCCCGACCTCCATTCGGACCGCGTTCGCGTCGCTCCGCGACGGCTTCATCGACCGACTGCGTATCGACACGCGCGCGCTCGCGGCGCTTCGCGTCGCGCTCGGCCTCCTCCTCCTCGTCGACCTCGCCCTCCGAACGCGCCACCTCCGCGCGTTCTATACCGACGCCGGCGTCCTCCCGCGCGCCGTGCTCGCCGACCTCTACCCGACTCTCTCCCAGCTCTCGCTCCACGCGCTCTCGGGGGACGCGTGGCTCCAACTCGCGCTGTTCGCGCTCGCCGGCGCGTTCGCGCTCATGCTCTGCCTCGGCTACCACACGCGCGTGGCGACGCTCGCGTCGCTCCTCCTCCTCGTCTCCCTGCACGCGCGGAACCCGCTCGTGTTGAACGCGGGCGACTCCCTGCTGCGTCGCCTCCTCTTCTGGGGGCTGTTCCTCCCGCTCGGCACGCGCTGGTCCGTCGACGCCGTTCACCGGGGCTCGGCTCGCCAGCGCCTCGCAAGCGTCGCCAGCGTGGCCTCCGCCGGCCTCCTGATCCAGGTCGTCGTCGTCTACGTCGTCAACGCGCTGTTCAAACACCGGGGCGAACTCTGGCTACGCGGCGACGCCGTCCGCTACGTCTTCTCCCTCCGCGAGTTCACCGTCCTCCTCGGGCCCGCGCTCGCCGAGCACGCGCTCCTCCTCACGGTCGCCGACTGGCTGTGGCTGGCGCTGATCGCCGCCTCACCCCTCCTCGTGCTCGCCACCGGCCGCGTGCGGACGGCGCTCGCCGCCTGTCTCCTCGGCGCGCACCTCGCGATGCTCCTCACGCTCCGCGTCGGCGTCTTCCCGCTCGTCTCCGCCGCCGCGCTCCTCGTCTTCCTCCACGGCGGCGTCTGGGCGCGCGTCGAGCGACGCGTGGCGCGTGTCGCCGCACGCGCCGGCGGCCGACGCCTCACCGCGCTCGCCAGCCGCCTCCCACGGCTGCCCCGCCCGTCGCCCCGCCTCCCGGACGGCGTCGTTCGGCCCCTCCGGCACGCCGTTCCGGTCGTCCTGTGCGTCCTCCTCGTCGCCGCGCTCGCGTGGAACGCGGTCGCGCTCGGCGCGCTCGACGTCGGCGGGTCGGACGAGGCGTCGGTCGCACCCTCGGAGTACAGTTGGAACATGTTCGCGCCCGACCCGCCGCGCAGCGACCGTTGGTTCGTCGCGCCGGCGCGCACCACGAACGGGTCGACGGTGAACGCGCTGACCGGGCGCGCGGTCACGTGGACGCCGCCCGACGACTTCGCCGCGCAGTACCCGAGCGCGCGCTGGCGGAAGTACCTCAGCAACGTCTGGAAGCGCGACGACCCCCGGCTCACTGCGGCGTACGCCGGCTCCCTCTGCGAGCGCTGGAACGCCACGTACGACGCCGACCTCGTCGCGGTCGACGTCGCCGTCGCTCGGCAGGCGACACGACTCTCGGGCCCCGAACCGATAGCCCACCGTACGCTCTGGAGCGGCCGGTGTGCGGCGACGCCGTGA
- a CDS encoding sensor histidine kinase, with translation MNGDESHALDIRGDTGPFRYLFENVQDAVVAFELDDGEPVVSLVNDAFCETFGVTHEEVVGASLNDLIVPTGRMSESDRFDRRTAAGKPNHAIVDRLTEDGLKTLLYRGIPYDGGDRGFALYTDLTDEIRRERELAVLNRVLRYNLSEEVESLVEHAEHLAEAVEDPVLVESAREVRTSTLALDRMVEEASDLEDVLDADPDLDGVALADAVEAAFDDVPLVDYADVTVDIGDVPPVRSGGHLDRAIAALVDNAIRHTEAQTPRVRVSAEHADDVVALTVRDHGPGLPERERRLLTGDVEVTPLDHGSGLGLWLVRWITTAYDGAVTYEERPDGGSDITLELVPAQD, from the coding sequence ATGAATGGGGATGAATCCCACGCCCTCGACATCCGCGGCGACACCGGGCCGTTCCGCTACCTCTTCGAGAACGTCCAAGACGCCGTCGTCGCGTTCGAACTCGATGACGGGGAGCCGGTCGTATCGCTGGTCAACGACGCGTTCTGCGAGACGTTCGGCGTCACCCACGAGGAGGTCGTCGGCGCCTCGCTGAACGACCTCATCGTCCCGACCGGCCGGATGTCGGAGAGCGACCGGTTCGACCGGCGGACGGCCGCCGGCAAGCCGAACCACGCCATCGTCGACCGGCTCACCGAGGACGGCCTCAAGACCCTCCTCTATCGCGGCATCCCCTACGACGGCGGCGACCGCGGGTTCGCCCTCTACACCGACCTCACGGACGAGATCCGTCGCGAGCGCGAACTCGCCGTCCTCAACCGCGTCCTTCGCTACAACCTCTCCGAGGAAGTCGAGAGCCTCGTCGAGCACGCCGAGCACCTCGCCGAAGCGGTCGAGGACCCGGTGCTCGTCGAGTCGGCACGCGAAGTCCGGACGAGCACGCTCGCGCTCGACCGGATGGTCGAGGAAGCGAGCGACCTCGAGGACGTGCTGGACGCCGACCCGGACCTCGACGGGGTCGCGCTCGCGGACGCCGTCGAGGCCGCCTTCGATGACGTGCCGCTCGTCGACTACGCGGACGTCACCGTCGACATCGGCGACGTCCCGCCCGTGCGCTCGGGCGGCCACCTCGACCGCGCGATCGCCGCGCTCGTCGACAACGCGATCAGGCACACCGAGGCGCAGACGCCCCGCGTCCGCGTCAGCGCCGAGCACGCGGACGACGTCGTCGCTCTGACGGTGCGCGACCACGGACCCGGGCTCCCCGAGCGGGAGCGCCGCCTCCTCACCGGTGACGTCGAAGTCACGCCGCTCGACCACGGGAGCGGCCTCGGACTCTGGCTCGTCCGCTGGATCACCACCGCCTACGACGGCGCCGTCACCTACGAGGAACGCCCGGACGGCGGGAGCGACATCACGCTCGAACTCGTGCCCGCGCAGGACTGA
- a CDS encoding Cdc6/Cdc18 family protein, with protein MDSPFKGSNHIFRDKEPFKEGYTPEEILEREEEIQEYAAALQDIPDGFGAPNVFIYGQTGVGKTATTQKVIEFLEDEAASADVELTTLSVNCNKRTSTYKVLQYLANELYPDQHFKQGTHPDTLWERIYARLDEIGGYVIVILDEIDKLGEDEELLYDFPRAKAIGELEHAEVGIVGISNNFKFRENLSQRVKSTLCEKEIQFSPYDANELRSILSYYADLTFRDGVLSDDVIPLTAALTAQDSGDARMALDLLETAGDIARHEDDDAVLEDHVRIARSEVDRANTRDIITERLTSQMQLVLMATTLLVIDPDGEAKVKTIYSLYKDLCDRIDSDTLSESRVRDHLDTLEMFGLLEKGEHNLGRRGGRSYIYSLVDEPRIIVETFREDDRLQRGFPSSVDSLLGSFEQSSRSHVQSEFDV; from the coding sequence ATGGACTCGCCGTTCAAGGGGTCGAATCACATCTTCCGGGACAAGGAGCCGTTCAAGGAGGGCTACACTCCGGAGGAAATCCTCGAGCGCGAGGAGGAGATTCAAGAGTACGCCGCCGCCCTCCAGGACATCCCCGACGGGTTCGGTGCGCCCAACGTCTTCATCTACGGGCAGACGGGCGTCGGGAAGACCGCGACGACGCAGAAGGTCATCGAGTTCCTTGAGGACGAGGCGGCGAGTGCCGACGTCGAGCTCACGACGCTCTCGGTCAACTGCAACAAACGGACGTCGACGTACAAAGTCCTCCAGTATCTCGCGAACGAACTCTACCCCGACCAGCACTTCAAGCAGGGGACGCATCCCGACACCCTCTGGGAGCGCATCTACGCGCGCCTCGACGAAATCGGCGGCTACGTCATCGTCATCCTCGACGAGATCGACAAACTCGGCGAGGACGAGGAACTCCTCTACGACTTCCCGCGCGCGAAGGCGATCGGCGAACTCGAACACGCCGAGGTTGGCATCGTCGGCATCAGTAATAACTTCAAGTTCCGCGAGAACCTCTCCCAGCGCGTCAAGTCGACGCTCTGCGAGAAGGAGATCCAGTTCTCACCCTACGACGCGAACGAGCTCCGCTCTATCCTCTCCTACTACGCTGACCTCACGTTCCGCGACGGCGTCCTCTCCGACGACGTCATCCCGCTCACCGCCGCGCTCACGGCCCAGGACTCCGGCGACGCCCGAATGGCGCTCGACCTCCTCGAAACCGCAGGCGACATCGCGCGCCACGAGGACGACGACGCCGTCCTCGAGGACCACGTTCGCATCGCGCGCAGCGAGGTCGACCGTGCGAACACGCGCGACATCATCACCGAACGCCTCACCAGCCAGATGCAACTCGTCCTCATGGCGACGACGCTCCTCGTCATCGACCCCGACGGCGAGGCGAAGGTGAAGACGATCTACTCGCTCTACAAGGACCTCTGCGACCGCATCGACTCGGACACGCTCTCCGAAAGCCGCGTTCGCGACCACCTCGACACGCTCGAGATGTTCGGCCTCCTCGAGAAGGGCGAGCACAATCTCGGGCGTCGCGGCGGGCGCTCGTACATCTACTCGCTCGTCGACGAACCCCGCATCATCGTCGAGACGTTCCGCGAGGACGACCGCCTGCAACGCGGGTTCCCCTCCTCGGTCGACAGCCTCCTCGGGTCGTTCGAGCAGTCCAGTCGCTCGCACGTGCAGAGCGAGTTCGACGTCTGA
- a CDS encoding OFA family MFS transporter, with amino-acid sequence MSTETDHAARAKDVLGFSRWWLIAAAAAMMAVVGPYQYVWSSLRSPVARHLGIEAAALSTVFTLFVAVQACSQFPVGWWRDRHGPRGVCALAAVLAGGGYVALGYATTVWQVYLVYSLGAFGVGIVYTVAVNTALKWFPDRRGLTTGVGTMAFAAGPAALVPYVRANTGPTVPDGAYVSLLRNVGILIFVVVLVGALVIRDPPAGWRDDSDDGTAEASNEAGAESAGASARRKQYTWREMLRTWQFWLLYAMFVAVSGSGLMLTEKIVDYAVYHDLAPVIATLAATLLPLSSAIGRLVLGEAADRFEPMRMTALSFLLCGLGLFAVVYFGIQGIAGVFVAAVVVATFFWSPKYTLFPMLVADYYGTKHSSANYALLYSGKTWGGVLGGTVTGLLVSSMGWDRTFLLGGALAVIAGLAAFALHAPPRATARTETAVAESDD; translated from the coding sequence ATGAGTACCGAGACGGATCACGCCGCGCGCGCGAAGGACGTCTTGGGGTTCTCGCGGTGGTGGCTCATCGCGGCGGCCGCCGCGATGATGGCGGTCGTCGGCCCGTACCAGTACGTCTGGTCGAGCCTGCGTTCGCCGGTCGCACGACACCTCGGCATCGAAGCGGCGGCGCTCTCGACGGTGTTCACGCTGTTCGTCGCCGTGCAAGCGTGCTCGCAGTTCCCGGTGGGATGGTGGCGGGACCGCCACGGCCCGCGCGGGGTCTGCGCGCTCGCGGCGGTGCTCGCCGGCGGCGGGTACGTCGCGCTCGGCTACGCGACGACCGTCTGGCAGGTCTACCTCGTCTACTCGCTCGGCGCGTTCGGCGTCGGCATCGTCTACACGGTCGCCGTCAACACCGCGCTCAAGTGGTTCCCGGACCGGCGCGGGCTCACGACCGGCGTCGGAACGATGGCGTTCGCCGCCGGTCCCGCCGCGCTCGTCCCGTACGTCCGCGCGAACACCGGACCGACGGTTCCCGATGGTGCGTACGTCTCGCTCCTGCGGAACGTCGGCATCCTCATCTTCGTCGTCGTGCTCGTCGGTGCACTCGTCATCCGAGATCCGCCCGCTGGCTGGCGCGACGACTCGGACGACGGCACGGCGGAGGCGTCGAACGAAGCGGGCGCCGAGAGTGCGGGCGCGAGCGCGCGTCGCAAGCAGTACACGTGGCGGGAGATGCTGCGGACGTGGCAGTTCTGGCTGCTGTACGCGATGTTCGTCGCCGTCTCGGGGTCGGGGTTGATGCTGACGGAGAAAATCGTCGACTACGCGGTCTATCACGACCTCGCACCCGTGATTGCGACGCTCGCCGCGACGCTTCTCCCGCTCTCGAGCGCGATCGGGCGCCTCGTCCTCGGGGAGGCCGCCGACCGCTTCGAGCCGATGCGGATGACCGCGCTGTCCTTCCTCCTGTGCGGTCTGGGACTGTTCGCCGTCGTCTACTTCGGGATACAGGGGATCGCGGGAGTGTTCGTCGCCGCCGTCGTCGTCGCGACGTTCTTCTGGAGCCCGAAGTACACGCTCTTCCCGATGCTCGTCGCGGACTACTACGGCACGAAGCACTCCTCGGCGAACTACGCGCTCCTCTACTCTGGAAAGACGTGGGGCGGCGTCCTCGGCGGTACCGTTACGGGCCTCCTCGTCTCCTCGATGGGGTGGGACCGGACGTTCCTCCTCGGTGGCGCACTCGCGGTCATCGCCGGCCTCGCCGCGTTCGCGCTCCACGCGCCGCCGCGCGCGACGGCGCGGACCGAAACGGCGGTCGCGGAGAGCGACGACTGA
- a CDS encoding ParA family protein, translated as MLTYTPVSEAGGVGKTTTAATLAVSHARNGHDVLAIDMDTQNGSLTYFFGPDYDRGDPEVDNLVRHLVGRPKGDFHDLTHEVEAGVDLVPSHNMLEDLHEFLLSEKQQADRLGESYSMYHQLHRVLRDADVREAYDVVVVDTAGKAGPILYNALVAVRNVVIPFEATAKGQESIEGLDDLVDGLEENIGIDVGVLAVLPIGYRDTRDQREILGELRESGFPVPVVIGERGSLMEGCWRQQCSPYRYIEAHRSRERDYELETLEQFEELAAFLEAEAGLDTPEVSA; from the coding sequence ATGCTGACTTACACCCCCGTGTCGGAGGCCGGCGGCGTCGGGAAGACGACGACTGCGGCGACGCTCGCGGTCAGCCACGCGCGCAACGGCCACGACGTCCTCGCCATCGACATGGACACACAGAACGGGAGTCTGACCTACTTCTTCGGACCGGACTACGACCGGGGCGACCCCGAGGTCGACAACCTCGTCCGCCACCTCGTCGGCCGACCGAAGGGTGACTTCCACGACCTCACGCACGAGGTCGAGGCCGGCGTCGACCTCGTCCCCTCGCACAACATGCTCGAGGACCTCCACGAGTTCCTCCTGAGCGAGAAACAGCAGGCCGACCGCCTCGGGGAGTCCTACAGCATGTACCACCAGCTCCACCGCGTACTCCGCGACGCGGACGTCCGCGAGGCGTACGACGTCGTCGTCGTCGACACCGCCGGGAAGGCGGGCCCCATCCTCTACAACGCGCTCGTCGCCGTGCGGAACGTCGTCATCCCCTTCGAGGCGACGGCGAAGGGCCAGGAGTCCATCGAGGGCCTCGACGACCTCGTGGACGGCCTCGAGGAGAACATCGGCATCGACGTCGGCGTCCTCGCCGTCCTCCCCATCGGCTATCGGGACACGCGCGACCAGCGCGAAATCCTCGGCGAGCTCCGGGAGAGCGGCTTCCCGGTGCCGGTCGTCATCGGCGAGCGCGGGTCGCTGATGGAGGGCTGTTGGCGACAGCAATGTAGTCCATATCGCTATATCGAGGCGCACCGCTCGCGTGAGCGCGACTACGAGCTTGAGACGCTCGAGCAGTTCGAGGAGCTCGCCGCGTTCCTCGAGGCCGAAGCGGGACTCGACACGCCGGAGGTGTCGGCGTAA
- a CDS encoding tyrosine-type recombinase/integrase, which produces MPYYARFDDLEEFAEFYREEIAPALRADPAVDVDPERETPTYAWLKENYSGFVERLRREYDLSPGEFYEEVGLPPNPEEDDDGWGLDHDPTVRGLEDYLEELERDRGRAPTTVGPRRSRLRTYVTTYREVNGTSDLLSPLLDETAKPDEIARVRDTFRVLDDELGTLASKKKYVSAVKNWYTFLVEMGRGLYNPAENLLNRFGWDEDPIYDHPALSRDDLTALLDVANEEERFLLLALAGWGLRPVEACELHVDQLELDPDEGDVPYIAFEAGQRKNSRRTRNTVELLVGVGAIEERIDRLAEDSAWTGYLLPGQSPGRPISTQTARRWLRDLGERAGVTIDGGHPLPKMGRRTWYRLYRQQRPNIEAGTAAVAAAQGSRDASVSERNYLDERTRRQARADAMRDLVQKEFADIFGEYL; this is translated from the coding sequence ATGCCCTATTACGCTCGCTTCGACGATCTCGAGGAGTTCGCCGAGTTCTACCGCGAGGAGATCGCGCCCGCGCTCCGCGCCGACCCGGCCGTCGACGTCGATCCCGAGCGGGAGACGCCGACGTACGCGTGGCTGAAGGAGAACTACTCAGGGTTCGTCGAACGCCTCCGACGCGAGTACGATCTCTCGCCGGGCGAGTTCTACGAGGAAGTCGGCCTCCCGCCGAACCCCGAAGAGGACGACGACGGATGGGGTCTCGACCACGACCCCACGGTGCGCGGTCTGGAGGACTACCTGGAGGAGCTCGAACGCGACCGCGGCCGCGCGCCGACGACGGTGGGCCCGCGACGCTCGCGTCTGCGGACGTACGTCACGACCTACCGGGAGGTGAACGGGACGAGCGACCTCCTCTCGCCGCTGCTCGACGAGACGGCGAAGCCCGACGAGATCGCGCGCGTCCGCGACACCTTCCGCGTCCTCGACGACGAACTCGGGACGCTCGCCTCGAAGAAGAAGTACGTCTCCGCCGTCAAAAACTGGTACACGTTCCTCGTCGAGATGGGGCGTGGGCTCTACAACCCCGCAGAGAACCTGCTGAATCGCTTCGGCTGGGACGAAGACCCCATCTACGACCATCCCGCCCTCTCTCGAGACGACCTCACGGCGCTCCTCGATGTCGCGAACGAGGAGGAACGCTTTCTGCTGTTGGCGCTCGCCGGCTGGGGATTACGTCCGGTGGAGGCCTGCGAGTTACACGTCGACCAACTCGAACTCGACCCCGACGAGGGCGACGTTCCCTACATCGCCTTCGAGGCGGGCCAGCGCAAGAACTCCCGCCGGACGCGCAACACGGTCGAACTCCTCGTCGGCGTCGGCGCTATCGAAGAACGCATTGATCGGCTCGCCGAGGACTCGGCGTGGACGGGCTACCTCCTCCCCGGTCAGTCCCCAGGACGGCCGATTTCCACGCAGACAGCGCGGCGCTGGCTCCGCGACCTCGGCGAGCGCGCCGGCGTCACCATCGACGGCGGCCACCCCCTCCCGAAGATGGGACGTCGGACGTGGTACCGTCTCTACCGCCAGCAGCGCCCGAATATTGAGGCTGGCACGGCCGCCGTCGCGGCCGCACAGGGGTCGCGGGACGCATCGGTGTCGGAGCGCAACTATCTCGATGAACGGACGCGCCGGCAGGCCCGCGCCGACGCCATGCGTGACCTCGTCCAAAAGGAGTTCGCCGACATCTTCGGCGAGTATCTCTGA
- a CDS encoding HEPN domain-containing protein, protein MPDDDDAPGMAAVEDQLRQARQALSDAEGARNANLSDAVIINRLYYACFHAAQAALYDRGFEPTTHGGVLTLFGSEIVGEGDAPRTDGRFLNDLGELRQQADYGYGTIDENVNALLARTRQFVSEMESLCPSID, encoded by the coding sequence ATGCCTGACGACGATGACGCGCCCGGGATGGCTGCAGTTGAGGACCAACTCAGACAGGCACGCCAAGCGCTTTCGGACGCCGAAGGTGCACGGAACGCGAACCTTTCCGACGCGGTCATCATCAACCGCCTGTACTATGCCTGCTTTCACGCCGCGCAGGCCGCACTCTACGACCGCGGCTTCGAGCCGACGACCCACGGCGGTGTCCTCACTCTCTTTGGCTCTGAGATCGTCGGAGAGGGTGACGCACCTCGTACAGATGGACGCTTTCTGAACGACCTCGGAGAACTCCGCCAGCAGGCCGACTACGGTTATGGGACAATCGATGAGAACGTCAACGCCCTCCTCGCTCGGACCCGCCAGTTTGTCTCTGAAATGGAGTCCCTCTGTCCGTCCATCGACTAG
- a CDS encoding nucleotidyltransferase domain-containing protein, whose translation MSSKTADEALPDGAHEAAAMTFVERARSDYGDDLAELYVFGSTIRGEASGRSSDVDVLVVLRDDVNHEAVTDSLRDIAYDVMLECGPLVELHILSESMFERYREEGNPFVRNVVDEGRAYA comes from the coding sequence ATGAGTAGTAAGACCGCGGACGAAGCGCTCCCAGACGGCGCCCACGAGGCGGCGGCGATGACGTTCGTCGAGCGTGCGCGGTCCGACTACGGCGACGACCTCGCCGAATTGTACGTCTTCGGATCGACCATTCGTGGCGAGGCGAGCGGTCGATCGAGTGACGTCGACGTCCTCGTCGTCCTACGCGACGACGTGAATCACGAAGCCGTCACCGACTCCCTCCGAGATATCGCGTACGACGTGATGCTCGAGTGCGGACCACTCGTTGAGCTCCACATCCTCTCTGAATCGATGTTCGAGCGCTATCGTGAGGAGGGAAACCCGTTCGTACGCAACGTAGTCGACGAGGGACGTGCGTATGCCTGA
- a CDS encoding MarR family transcriptional regulator — translation MSIDRDTFENTSEDELADLSVPDQVLGFLAANEDRAFKAREIASQIDVDEGAVSTALSRLKDRDLVEHKATYWAITDDAERLESYSGYERATALFNEQRGVEDKDSWREHAPTEPHPSVEDEQ, via the coding sequence ATGTCCATCGACCGAGACACCTTCGAGAACACGAGCGAGGACGAACTCGCGGATCTTTCGGTCCCGGACCAAGTCCTCGGGTTTCTCGCTGCCAACGAGGATCGTGCGTTCAAGGCCCGCGAAATCGCCTCCCAAATCGACGTCGATGAGGGCGCAGTCAGCACTGCGCTTTCACGGTTGAAGGACCGCGATTTGGTCGAACACAAGGCGACGTACTGGGCGATAACCGACGACGCCGAGCGACTCGAGAGTTACAGCGGGTACGAACGAGCAACGGCGCTGTTCAACGAACAACGGGGTGTGGAGGACAAGGACTCCTGGCGTGAGCATGCACCGACAGAACCACACCCGAGCGTTGAGGACGAACAGTGA